In the Rhodospirillaceae bacterium genome, one interval contains:
- a CDS encoding CaiB/BaiF CoA-transferase family protein, translating to MSDAQTLPLSGTKVVEFTHMVMGPTVGCILADLGADVIKIEPLKGDNTRRLKGSGSGYFPMFNRNKRSICLDLKNETGHGVALDLIKQADIVIENFRPGAMDKLGFGYEALKKINKGLIYCSEKGFLAGPYEHRTALDEVAQMMGGLAYMTGPPGQPLRAGASVIDITGGMFGVIGVLSALVSRNQTGEGQYVVASLYETTVYLVGQHMAQYGVTGAPANPMPARVSAWAIYDVFETKDDDKVFVGVVSDTQWKNFCEAFGLDDLWAKEELKLNNGRVDARPWLKPQIEELFKGYTKADLMEKLEATGMPFAPIAKPHELFDDPHLNAGNGLSEVTLTDGDGAGRKIKLPNMPVSIGGQRLGVRRDLPREGQHTREVLRELGHDEAKISQMLDDGIAAGE from the coding sequence ATGTCGGACGCTCAGACTCTCCCCCTTTCAGGAACCAAAGTGGTTGAATTCACCCATATGGTGATGGGGCCTACGGTGGGGTGCATTCTCGCGGACCTCGGCGCAGATGTGATCAAAATTGAACCCCTCAAGGGTGACAACACCCGCCGCCTGAAAGGGTCCGGGTCTGGGTACTTCCCCATGTTCAATCGCAATAAACGGTCCATATGCCTCGACCTTAAAAATGAGACCGGCCATGGCGTCGCTCTCGACCTGATCAAGCAAGCCGATATTGTTATTGAAAACTTCCGCCCTGGCGCTATGGATAAACTTGGGTTTGGCTACGAGGCGCTTAAGAAGATCAATAAAGGACTCATTTACTGTTCAGAAAAAGGCTTCCTCGCCGGTCCCTATGAGCATCGGACGGCACTAGATGAAGTTGCCCAAATGATGGGTGGGTTGGCCTATATGACCGGACCCCCAGGACAGCCGTTACGGGCCGGCGCCTCTGTCATTGATATCACCGGCGGCATGTTTGGCGTTATTGGTGTGTTGTCTGCCTTGGTTAGCCGCAATCAAACCGGGGAAGGACAATATGTTGTCGCCAGTCTGTATGAAACAACAGTTTATTTGGTTGGCCAGCATATGGCGCAGTATGGCGTAACGGGAGCACCGGCCAATCCCATGCCGGCCCGCGTCTCAGCTTGGGCCATCTATGACGTGTTTGAAACCAAGGATGACGACAAGGTTTTTGTTGGTGTGGTGTCCGACACACAATGGAAAAACTTCTGCGAAGCCTTCGGATTAGATGACCTATGGGCCAAGGAAGAACTGAAGTTAAACAATGGCCGCGTTGATGCGCGCCCCTGGCTGAAGCCACAAATCGAAGAGTTGTTTAAGGGGTATACTAAGGCTGATTTGATGGAAAAGCTGGAAGCAACCGGTATGCCCTTCGCCCCCATTGCGAAGCCTCATGAGTTATTTGATGACCCGCACCTCAATGCTGGGAACGGCCTTTCAGAAGTAACGCTGACCGACGGCGACGGCGCCGGCCGCAAAATAAAACTACCGAACATGCCAGTCTCCATCGGTGGACAGCGTCTTGGGGTGCGCAGGGATTTACCGCGCGAGGGCCAGCACACCCGCGAGGTATTGAGAGAGCTTGGCCATGATGAGGCAAAAATCTCTCAAATGTTAGACGATGGCATTGCCGCCGGAGAGTGA
- a CDS encoding hydroxymethylglutaryl-CoA lyase, translated as MTDVMNGIDILISEVGPRDGLQSVASVMSTDAKKAWIKAEADAGVREIEVGSFVPPKLLPQLADTGEVVAYARTIPGLQVAALVPNFKGAENAIKAGAHKITLPLSVSETHSQANLRKTHAQVLEEVEKIVALIKTLPDDQKPHFEGGLSTAFGCTLEGHVPQSKVVEMAEKLIGLGCDEVGLADTTGYANPVQVKNMITAIWSAVGRDKLTGIHFHNTRGQGLANVMAALDVGLDTLDSSLGGLGGCPFAPGASGNIITEDLVFLLDSMGLKTGIDLEKLLAVREIVIAALPDEAMYGFTPDAGLPKGYVQTVKGGAGWGTDGAKFAAE; from the coding sequence ATGACGGACGTAATGAACGGAATTGATATCCTCATCAGTGAAGTAGGGCCACGCGACGGGTTGCAGTCGGTCGCATCAGTTATGTCGACAGATGCCAAAAAAGCGTGGATCAAAGCCGAGGCTGACGCGGGTGTTCGCGAGATCGAAGTTGGCTCTTTTGTGCCGCCGAAGTTGCTTCCCCAGCTGGCCGACACCGGTGAAGTTGTCGCCTATGCCCGAACCATTCCGGGCCTCCAGGTTGCCGCCCTCGTACCCAATTTTAAAGGGGCTGAAAATGCCATCAAAGCCGGGGCGCATAAAATCACCCTGCCGCTTTCCGTGTCTGAAACGCACTCCCAGGCCAATCTGCGTAAAACCCATGCCCAGGTGCTGGAGGAGGTTGAGAAGATTGTCGCGCTGATCAAAACCCTGCCGGATGACCAAAAACCCCATTTCGAGGGCGGATTGTCGACAGCTTTTGGATGTACTTTGGAGGGCCATGTGCCGCAGTCCAAAGTTGTGGAAATGGCTGAAAAACTCATCGGCTTAGGCTGTGATGAAGTGGGGCTTGCCGATACCACCGGCTACGCCAATCCTGTTCAGGTTAAGAACATGATCACGGCAATTTGGAGTGCCGTCGGACGTGACAAACTCACGGGCATCCATTTTCACAACACCCGGGGTCAGGGTCTGGCCAACGTTATGGCAGCCCTGGATGTGGGGTTGGATACCTTGGACAGTTCCCTCGGCGGACTGGGCGGCTGCCCATTTGCCCCCGGCGCGTCCGGCAACATCATCACCGAAGACTTGGTGTTCCTGCTCGATAGCATGGGGCTAAAAACGGGCATTGACCTCGAAAAACTTCTCGCCGTGCGTGAGATCGTCATTGCTGCGTTGCCGGACGAGGCGATGTATGGCTTCACCCCGGATGCTGGATTGCCCAAAGGTTATGTGCAGACAGTAAAAGGCGGTGCAGGGTGGGGCACCGACGGCGCTAAATTTGCGGCAGAGTAG
- a CDS encoding MFS transporter: MAEATQQSSSEYPNQRYAWYCMSVIVFAYFFGFMDRIIVGLLTPAIQKDLGFSDTQMGVIQGLAFAVFYSLFVIPIGWAADRFSRKNMLTIGTATWSLFTAGCGLVRSFGGLFGMRVGVGIGEATLNPCTASLIGDYFEPRNRPKAFGFYTMATAFGTGLTYVFGGLLISFTGAFADQVAMFNMPLLGEIPAWQAVFIIIGLAGLIPALLMALTVREPSRKEIALDKSEKASWPEIWAFAKENKTTLLCHHFGVAFILMAVYGWVNWLPSLFERVHGWSVPQFSVWYGIFGGLFGIISAISSGYVTNWFKDRGNTDGAMRTVLWGGAGLTIGTTLAPLMPTPELCLALFAMAGIFSNWPPAQALAAVNDMTPNQLRGVITGGYILVIGIGGAGVGPFAMGWVTDNVFGDPQKINHSMALVTAVMGSLGTLLIAYGLKSYRDSLTRVDWMTESSK; the protein is encoded by the coding sequence ATGGCCGAAGCTACCCAGCAATCGTCGTCTGAGTATCCGAACCAACGCTACGCTTGGTATTGCATGAGCGTTATCGTATTCGCCTATTTCTTCGGTTTCATGGACCGAATCATTGTCGGCCTGCTTACTCCGGCGATTCAGAAAGACCTAGGGTTTTCAGATACACAGATGGGTGTCATTCAGGGCTTGGCCTTCGCCGTCTTTTACTCCCTTTTTGTTATTCCAATCGGATGGGCCGCTGACCGCTTCAGCCGGAAAAACATGCTCACCATTGGCACCGCCACGTGGAGCCTGTTCACCGCTGGCTGTGGTCTTGTCAGAAGCTTTGGCGGTCTTTTTGGCATGCGTGTGGGCGTCGGGATCGGTGAAGCAACACTGAATCCCTGCACGGCCTCTTTGATTGGGGATTATTTTGAGCCACGCAACAGACCCAAAGCATTTGGTTTTTATACTATGGCCACAGCGTTTGGCACCGGGTTGACCTATGTCTTTGGGGGCCTGCTCATTTCGTTCACCGGTGCTTTTGCCGACCAGGTGGCCATGTTTAATATGCCGCTGCTGGGTGAAATCCCAGCTTGGCAGGCTGTCTTCATTATCATCGGCTTGGCCGGACTTATTCCAGCCCTCTTGATGGCGCTGACCGTGCGAGAACCGAGTCGAAAAGAAATTGCCTTAGATAAAAGCGAAAAAGCGTCATGGCCCGAGATCTGGGCTTTTGCGAAAGAAAATAAAACCACACTGCTGTGTCATCACTTTGGTGTCGCATTCATCCTGATGGCCGTGTACGGCTGGGTGAACTGGCTGCCATCGTTATTTGAGCGTGTACATGGCTGGTCCGTGCCGCAATTCAGTGTCTGGTACGGCATATTTGGCGGTCTATTCGGCATTATCTCTGCAATTTCCAGCGGATACGTCACCAACTGGTTCAAAGACCGGGGCAACACGGACGGCGCGATGCGCACCGTACTATGGGGCGGCGCAGGTCTCACTATTGGAACGACCCTTGCCCCGCTAATGCCGACTCCTGAGCTTTGCCTTGCTCTCTTTGCGATGGCTGGTATTTTTTCGAACTGGCCCCCGGCTCAGGCACTTGCCGCCGTCAACGATATGACGCCAAATCAACTCCGGGGCGTCATCACTGGTGGCTATATTCTCGTTATCGGTATTGGCGGCGCTGGGGTTGGCCCCTTCGCTATGGGGTGGGTCACGGACAACGTGTTCGGGGATCCTCAGAAGATCAATCATAGCATGGCGCTGGTGACGGCTGTTATGGGTTCGCTGGGCACCCTGCTCATTGCCTATGGTTTAAAATCCTATCGGGACAGCCTTACCCGTGTCGACTGGATGACGGAAAGCAGCAAATAG
- a CDS encoding class I SAM-dependent methyltransferase — translation MVRNPEHEMLSPPTHDERLRQQFVFSLKRHIGTKVRPGNRTIFEKVAKPAFEKKEGRLPETTSEIGATMWQQPGYQLFSALNRSAQEMMWDSVADPIYRNRERLSETYDKLHNRNDRKGSLELSPGFEVPRGIASIDIHLQPGGYAIDYGDNDVLAGAFYEGGGNLYSMSGGIGTRESKAEVIMRFIKERYPNFTPTKILDFACSAGSSSTPWALAFPEAEVHAIDVGAAMLRYAHGRAEALGAPVHFHQMDAGKTTFEDESFDLVVSHNAMHEMSQKTTENMFKESFRLLKPGGIAIHQDVPLRFSELDAYTEFEFSWDQQNNNEPYWSTYASNDPHQMFLDAGFPEKDVWFGKFEQLDKTVSWFVSAAQKPKK, via the coding sequence ATGGTGCGTAACCCAGAACACGAAATGCTGTCCCCCCCGACTCATGATGAACGGTTACGCCAGCAGTTTGTCTTCTCGCTCAAAAGGCACATCGGCACAAAAGTGCGACCTGGAAACCGCACGATTTTTGAGAAAGTGGCAAAGCCTGCTTTTGAAAAAAAAGAAGGTCGCCTGCCAGAAACGACATCAGAGATCGGGGCCACCATGTGGCAACAACCGGGGTATCAATTGTTCTCTGCACTCAACAGATCGGCCCAGGAGATGATGTGGGACTCGGTCGCTGATCCTATATACCGTAATCGTGAACGCCTCTCCGAAACCTACGACAAATTACATAATCGCAATGATCGCAAGGGGTCATTGGAATTGTCGCCGGGCTTCGAGGTCCCGCGCGGCATCGCCAGCATTGATATACACTTGCAGCCTGGAGGATACGCCATCGACTATGGCGATAATGACGTTCTTGCCGGTGCTTTTTATGAGGGCGGTGGCAATCTCTATTCCATGTCCGGTGGTATAGGCACACGGGAAAGCAAAGCCGAAGTGATTATGCGCTTCATCAAAGAGCGCTACCCTAATTTCACGCCGACAAAAATCTTGGACTTCGCCTGCTCTGCAGGGTCTTCATCTACGCCTTGGGCTTTGGCGTTTCCAGAGGCGGAAGTGCATGCCATTGATGTGGGGGCCGCCATGCTGCGCTACGCCCATGGGCGCGCAGAAGCGCTCGGCGCTCCCGTACATTTTCACCAAATGGATGCCGGAAAAACTACTTTCGAAGACGAATCATTTGACCTCGTCGTTTCCCATAATGCAATGCATGAAATGTCGCAAAAAACGACAGAGAATATGTTTAAGGAAAGTTTCCGGCTCTTAAAGCCAGGTGGCATCGCCATCCACCAAGACGTGCCTCTGCGGTTCAGTGAACTGGATGCCTACACAGAGTTTGAATTCAGTTGGGATCAACAGAACAACAACGAGCCCTATTGGAGCACCTATGCCTCTAATGATCCTCATCAAATGTTCTTGGATGCCGGCTTTCCGGAAAAAGATGTCTGGTTCGGTAAATTTGAACAACTCGACAAGACGGTCAGTTGGTTCGTCAGTGCGGCGCAAAAGCCTAAAAAGTAG
- a CDS encoding methyltransferase domain-containing protein produces MQDMVQDVVKARYGAGAQEREEALCCPVEYDPKYLKVIPAEVIERDYGCGDPSQYIREGETVLDLGSGTGKICFIASQVVGKNGQVIGIDMTDEMLDVARRNAPIVAEHIGFGNVEFRRGHIEDLATDVTALDAILASTPISNAEQLADFDEARSRQKREAPLVDDNSIDVIVSNCVLNLVADTDKPALFKEMFRVLKKGGRIAISDIVSDELSPVHLKKDDTLWSGCISGALQEHEFIALLEDVGFYGITIDKRDAEPWQVVEGIEYRSVTVLAWKGKEGPCWEKNQAVMYKGPFSSVADDDGHAYIRGKPMAVCEKTYKILTSEPYLSHFHAIPAQVEVTDQVPFDCSRDAVRAPSETKAGVTPETRVNDASCCDPSTDCC; encoded by the coding sequence ATGCAAGATATGGTTCAAGACGTCGTCAAAGCGCGCTACGGAGCAGGCGCTCAAGAACGTGAGGAAGCCCTCTGTTGTCCTGTGGAATACGACCCAAAGTATTTGAAAGTCATTCCAGCCGAAGTCATTGAACGTGATTATGGCTGTGGTGATCCTTCTCAGTATATTCGTGAAGGTGAGACGGTGTTGGACCTTGGATCAGGCACAGGAAAAATTTGTTTTATCGCATCACAGGTTGTAGGCAAGAACGGCCAAGTTATTGGCATTGATATGACAGATGAAATGCTTGATGTCGCTCGCCGGAACGCCCCCATCGTGGCTGAGCACATTGGGTTTGGGAATGTCGAGTTTAGACGTGGGCACATTGAAGATCTCGCAACGGATGTTACGGCCTTAGACGCTATTCTTGCCTCGACGCCAATTTCCAATGCGGAGCAATTGGCTGATTTTGATGAGGCGCGCAGCCGGCAAAAGCGTGAGGCCCCCCTTGTTGACGACAACTCTATAGACGTCATTGTCTCCAACTGTGTTTTGAACTTAGTGGCTGACACCGATAAACCGGCTCTCTTTAAAGAAATGTTCCGGGTTCTTAAAAAGGGAGGGCGCATTGCCATATCAGATATCGTGTCTGACGAACTGTCACCAGTTCATCTCAAAAAAGATGACACGTTGTGGAGTGGCTGCATTTCTGGCGCACTTCAGGAACATGAATTTATCGCCTTGCTTGAGGACGTCGGGTTTTACGGCATAACCATAGACAAACGAGACGCCGAACCATGGCAAGTGGTTGAAGGTATTGAGTACCGCTCTGTGACTGTGCTGGCCTGGAAAGGTAAAGAAGGGCCCTGCTGGGAGAAGAATCAGGCCGTTATGTATAAGGGCCCCTTCTCCAGCGTTGCGGATGACGACGGGCACGCCTACATCCGCGGAAAACCGATGGCCGTATGTGAGAAAACATACAAAATTTTGACATCTGAGCCCTATCTATCGCATTTCCATGCCATCCCCGCTCAAGTCGAAGTGACCGATCAGGTACCCTTCGATTGTTCACGAGATGCAGTTAGAGCACCATCAGAAACCAAAGCGGGTGTGACACCAGAAACGCGCGTCAACGACGCTTCCTGTTGCGACCCTTCGACGGATTGCTGTTAG
- a CDS encoding TRAP transporter substrate-binding protein produces the protein MITFYTRIIGYAPVALVLMLSAAGGLVSSQACADPPKIAGFAAPGTAGEVYWQQYKDAVRTLSGGRLDVTLMVLGEAGPEETQFAGLRRNRLQVGGISTGTLGLAVPELAVLRAPFLFDSLEEASFVLDRYLLEFLVAKFRDKDLVLLSWMMDGWMDIYATFPIHMPEDVARRKLRISADDSALMFFRSLKADVIQIPLSDVIPSMQTGLVEGGEQSTQIFALAGLESRSPYLSLTHHAYSTAGVVANKSWWDSLPREDQLVYRDAVPNAVWYRSFVLEKNESYLAAARSRGLTVIEPKQNERAEWQKRGLSIHRTLIEKIGGDAAALYEEVMAAKAVFAAEQNELGD, from the coding sequence ATGATTACATTCTACACACGAATTATTGGGTACGCACCGGTAGCATTGGTTTTGATGCTGTCTGCCGCAGGAGGGCTCGTCTCGAGCCAAGCCTGCGCTGACCCTCCGAAAATTGCCGGTTTCGCGGCTCCAGGAACGGCAGGAGAGGTGTACTGGCAGCAGTACAAAGATGCTGTGCGCACGTTAAGTGGGGGGAGGCTGGATGTCACGCTGATGGTATTAGGCGAGGCTGGCCCAGAAGAAACTCAATTTGCAGGTCTACGCCGTAATAGGCTCCAGGTCGGTGGCATATCAACGGGGACACTCGGTTTGGCCGTCCCAGAACTTGCCGTGCTCAGGGCTCCATTTCTATTCGACTCTCTAGAAGAAGCGTCATTTGTACTCGACCGTTATTTGCTTGAGTTCTTGGTGGCCAAATTTAGGGATAAGGATTTGGTTCTGTTGTCATGGATGATGGATGGGTGGATGGATATCTACGCAACATTTCCTATTCATATGCCAGAAGATGTGGCGAGGCGAAAACTCCGGATTTCTGCTGATGACTCAGCATTAATGTTTTTTCGGTCATTAAAGGCTGATGTAATTCAGATTCCACTTAGTGATGTCATCCCATCCATGCAGACCGGCTTGGTTGAAGGCGGGGAGCAGAGCACACAAATTTTTGCATTGGCGGGATTAGAAAGCCGCTCACCTTATTTATCTTTAACGCATCACGCGTATTCAACAGCAGGCGTTGTCGCCAATAAATCTTGGTGGGATAGCCTCCCGAGGGAAGACCAACTTGTTTATCGAGATGCCGTGCCAAACGCTGTTTGGTATCGTTCATTCGTGCTCGAAAAAAATGAGTCGTATCTGGCGGCCGCGCGCAGTCGTGGATTAACGGTGATCGAACCAAAGCAAAATGAACGGGCCGAATGGCAAAAAAGAGGGTTGTCTATTCATCGCACTCTTATAGAAAAAATTGGTGGTGATGCCGCTGCGCTTTACGAAGAGGTCATGGCCGCCAAAGCTGTGTTCGCGGCGGAGCAAAACGAACTGGGCGACTAG
- a CDS encoding CIA30 family protein, whose amino-acid sequence MFRRTFFTGSLALIALPSSAVNANQTLLIDDFSSGTGVALTGNQWMGFTDQVMGGRSTATSRLDEIDGRPCIRLTGTVNTKGGGFIQLAIDMGERRKPFDGNPYSGIELDVYGNDEEYNCHLRTTDIRWYEQSYRSTFSAPPKWTTVKLPWSAFEPHAIDKGLNLNGLLRLGILGWMRDFKADIAVGRLALF is encoded by the coding sequence ATGTTTAGGCGTACATTTTTTACGGGATCACTTGCCCTTATTGCTTTACCCTCAAGTGCTGTGAACGCAAATCAAACACTACTGATAGATGATTTCTCTAGTGGAACCGGGGTAGCTCTCACTGGCAATCAATGGATGGGCTTTACCGATCAAGTGATGGGTGGGCGCAGCACAGCAACGTCGCGCCTGGATGAGATTGACGGTCGACCCTGCATCCGCTTGACCGGCACAGTGAATACCAAGGGAGGCGGCTTTATTCAGTTGGCCATCGACATGGGAGAACGGCGTAAGCCTTTCGACGGAAATCCGTATTCCGGCATTGAACTGGATGTTTATGGCAATGATGAAGAGTACAATTGTCATCTACGCACCACAGACATCAGATGGTATGAACAGTCATATCGTTCAACTTTTAGCGCTCCGCCAAAATGGACGACTGTGAAGCTGCCCTGGTCGGCCTTTGAACCTCATGCCATAGACAAGGGTCTTAACTTAAACGGGCTTTTGCGTCTGGGCATTTTGGGGTGGATGCGTGACTTCAAGGCTGACATTGCGGTCGGTCGCCTCGCCTTATTTTAA
- a CDS encoding MFS transporter: protein MVDISRTDVKLPLVVAIGWGIGTFVPSIMFNITNVFLMRFMTDVLGIAAVTAGAIFAVSKIYDAMTDPLMGTISDRTRTRWGRHRPYLIFGGIVCGASLIAIFGPPAGVVGSTAAWYMLGALVLYSTGYTIFNVPYLAMPAEMTQNYHERSFLMSWRVVAINCAQIIGLILSPVILVAAGGGREGYAVVGWVMASVVVVAGILSFRMTAKAHFHDVPSGLAPKFFDQLRTVADNKPFLQLLGIKFFMLLANSFSFGGFAYFVQRVIQQPDTVLSYMFMTSTATGLLAIPIWLKVSRKIGKPRTLMIACSILALSGFSWLLATADESLFLILLRPFGTGVAAAGMLIVGQSMLPDTIEYDRRRTGLERAGVFAGIYTTAEKMAYALGPALTGVLLGGMGYVSGTAGAAIEQPASAITAIYLTIGVAPGVCLMAAVGLLFFYDLDEEKLKATAQAA from the coding sequence ATGGTCGATATTTCTAGAACAGATGTAAAGTTGCCACTCGTTGTGGCGATAGGATGGGGTATCGGCACATTCGTGCCCTCAATCATGTTCAATATCACGAACGTGTTTCTGATGCGGTTTATGACTGATGTGCTTGGTATTGCTGCTGTGACCGCAGGGGCAATCTTCGCAGTTTCCAAGATTTATGACGCCATGACCGACCCTCTTATGGGAACGATCAGTGACCGGACGCGGACACGATGGGGGCGCCACCGGCCTTATTTAATTTTTGGTGGAATTGTTTGCGGTGCGTCGCTTATCGCCATATTTGGCCCGCCGGCCGGTGTGGTTGGTTCAACAGCAGCTTGGTACATGCTCGGGGCGCTGGTGTTGTATTCAACGGGCTACACGATATTTAACGTTCCTTACTTGGCCATGCCGGCTGAGATGACACAGAACTATCACGAGCGGTCTTTTCTCATGTCGTGGCGCGTGGTGGCTATCAACTGTGCTCAAATTATCGGATTGATTCTCTCGCCCGTGATTCTTGTCGCAGCCGGTGGCGGACGAGAGGGGTACGCTGTTGTTGGCTGGGTGATGGCATCTGTTGTGGTCGTTGCGGGCATTCTCAGCTTCCGCATGACAGCAAAGGCTCATTTTCATGATGTCCCATCGGGTCTAGCACCGAAGTTTTTTGATCAATTACGAACCGTTGCTGACAACAAACCCTTTTTGCAGCTTCTAGGCATCAAATTTTTCATGTTGTTAGCTAACTCATTCTCATTTGGAGGCTTCGCCTACTTCGTGCAGCGAGTCATTCAACAACCTGATACTGTTTTGTCTTATATGTTCATGACGTCCACGGCCACGGGCCTTCTTGCCATTCCAATCTGGTTGAAAGTTTCGAGAAAAATTGGAAAACCACGGACGTTAATGATTGCCTGTTCCATCTTGGCTTTGTCTGGCTTCTCTTGGTTGCTCGCTACGGCGGATGAATCTTTATTCCTTATATTGCTGCGCCCCTTTGGGACCGGTGTTGCGGCTGCCGGTATGCTGATTGTTGGGCAGTCTATGTTGCCGGATACCATTGAGTACGATCGTCGTCGGACCGGACTGGAGCGGGCGGGCGTTTTTGCTGGCATATACACCACGGCTGAAAAGATGGCCTATGCTCTAGGGCCAGCATTGACGGGCGTGCTCTTGGGGGGCATGGGGTATGTCTCTGGGACGGCGGGGGCTGCTATTGAGCAACCTGCAAGCGCCATCACAGCAATATATTTAACTATTGGTGTGGCACCGGGAGTATGTCTTATGGCGGCTGTTGGCCTTCTGTTTTTCTATGACCTTGATGAAGAAAAATTGAAAGCAACAGCGCAAGCTGCTTAG
- a CDS encoding NADP-dependent isocitrate dehydrogenase, whose protein sequence is MNKIKVKNPIVELDGDEMTRIIWEFIKSKLILPYLDVDLKYFDLGVEARDATDDQITIDAANAIKQHGVGVKCATITPDEERVEEFKLKKMWRSPNGTIRNILGGTVFREPIICSNVPRYVPGWTDPIVIGRHAFGDQYRATDFKVPGAGTLTMTFKPEDGSEPVEYLVYKFEEAGVAMGMYNLDESIRGFARACMNYGLLRNYPVYLSTKNTIMKAYDGRFKDLFQEVFEKEFKEKFDAKGITYEHRLIDDMVACAMKWSGGYVWACKNYDGDVQSDTVAQGFGSLGLMTSVLMTPDGKTVEAEAAHGTVTRHYRLHQQGKETSTNPIASIFAWTQGLKYRGKFDETPDVVKFAETLEKVCVDAVEKGFMTKDLAILIGPDQAWMTTNQFLEKLDEMLQAEMS, encoded by the coding sequence GTGAACAAAATTAAAGTTAAGAATCCAATCGTCGAGTTGGACGGCGATGAGATGACCCGGATCATTTGGGAGTTTATTAAGAGCAAATTGATTCTCCCTTACCTCGACGTAGATCTCAAATACTTTGATCTCGGCGTTGAGGCCCGTGACGCCACGGATGACCAAATCACAATTGATGCCGCCAACGCGATCAAACAGCATGGTGTGGGCGTAAAATGCGCAACCATCACTCCCGACGAAGAGCGCGTTGAAGAGTTCAAACTCAAAAAAATGTGGCGTTCGCCAAACGGCACCATCCGCAACATCCTCGGTGGTACCGTTTTCAGAGAACCCATTATTTGTTCGAACGTCCCGCGGTATGTTCCGGGTTGGACCGACCCCATTGTCATCGGTCGCCACGCATTTGGAGACCAATACAGAGCGACAGACTTCAAGGTACCTGGTGCAGGAACCTTAACCATGACCTTCAAGCCAGAAGACGGCAGTGAGCCAGTTGAGTACCTAGTATACAAGTTCGAAGAAGCCGGCGTGGCAATGGGAATGTACAACCTTGATGAGTCCATCCGAGGATTCGCACGTGCCTGCATGAACTATGGCTTACTGCGGAACTATCCAGTGTACTTGTCGACCAAGAATACGATTATGAAAGCTTATGACGGTCGCTTCAAAGACCTGTTTCAGGAAGTCTTCGAAAAAGAATTCAAAGAAAAGTTTGATGCCAAAGGCATTACCTACGAGCACCGTCTGATTGATGACATGGTGGCCTGCGCCATGAAATGGTCAGGCGGATACGTTTGGGCGTGTAAAAACTATGACGGTGATGTTCAATCAGACACTGTGGCCCAAGGCTTTGGCTCACTTGGCTTGATGACATCAGTATTGATGACCCCAGACGGCAAAACTGTAGAAGCCGAGGCTGCGCATGGCACAGTGACTCGTCACTATCGCTTGCACCAACAAGGCAAAGAAACCTCCACAAACCCAATCGCCTCTATCTTCGCGTGGACGCAGGGTCTGAAGTATCGCGGTAAATTTGACGAAACACCTGATGTTGTCAAATTTGCAGAGACCCTGGAAAAGGTTTGTGTAGACGCAGTTGAGAAAGGTTTCATGACAAAAGACTTGGCGATTCTTATCGGTCCAGATCAGGCGTGGATGACAACCAACCAGTTCTTGGAAAAGCTTGATGAAATGCTCCAAGCTGAAATGAGCTAA
- a CDS encoding TIGR00730 family Rossman fold protein gives MSLDPNKNMVFSLCVFCGSRTGIDPNYVKFAAELGETMARDQVRLVYGGGASGMMGAISNAMIQNEGQVIGVIPNFLTSQEGTNPFANMIVVPDMHTRKRTMFEHSDAFCVLPGGVGTLEEFLEIVTWRQLSVHNKPVILANWNGYWDHFVTLGNTIESSGFGYGPMQELYTVVHSVADIIPTVRRELANLKQISGPGHPDLTKT, from the coding sequence ATGAGCCTAGACCCCAACAAAAATATGGTTTTTAGCCTTTGCGTTTTTTGCGGCTCAAGAACTGGTATTGACCCTAATTATGTAAAGTTCGCCGCTGAACTTGGCGAAACTATGGCACGTGATCAGGTCCGGTTGGTTTATGGCGGTGGGGCCAGCGGCATGATGGGAGCCATCTCAAACGCCATGATACAAAATGAAGGTCAGGTAATTGGCGTTATTCCTAACTTTCTGACCAGCCAGGAAGGCACAAATCCATTTGCTAACATGATTGTTGTGCCAGATATGCACACTCGCAAGCGGACAATGTTTGAACACTCAGATGCGTTCTGTGTGTTACCGGGCGGTGTTGGCACTCTTGAAGAATTTCTGGAAATCGTGACCTGGCGGCAATTATCCGTGCACAACAAACCCGTCATTTTGGCCAATTGGAATGGGTATTGGGATCACTTCGTTACGCTCGGAAACACCATAGAATCCAGTGGGTTTGGCTACGGCCCAATGCAGGAACTTTATACCGTCGTCCATTCTGTGGCTGATATTATACCTACCGTTAGACGGGAATTGGCTAACCTCAAGCAAATTTCAGGCCCTGGGCATCCAGATTTGACCAAAACCTGA